Proteins encoded within one genomic window of Pigmentiphaga sp. H8:
- a CDS encoding PLP-dependent aminotransferase family protein encodes MKGQGTRIDAVMETIRSRIASRAYPPGARLPSVRAQAQAMGLSVSTVVEAYERLVAEGAVRSRPGSGFYVSGPAAPLALSEIGPKLDREVDPLWISRQSLETGDAVPKPGCGWLPPAWMYEDGMRRALRALARADAPVLADYGTPLGLPPLRQLLARRMAATGIEAAPEQIMLTDSGTQAIDLICRFLLEPGDTVLVDDPCYFNFHALLKAHRAKAVGIPYTPNGPDVAAFEAALRDHAPRLYITNSAIHNPTGATLSPVTAHRLLKLADGSGLVIVEDDIFADFETAPAPRLAAFDGLDRVIHIGSFSKTVSASLRCGYVAARADWIDSLVDLKIATTFGNGHLAASVLLAALTHSGYRKHMEEVRHRLAEAMDKTVARLRAIGIQPWLVPQAGMFVWCRLPDGVDAADIARSCLKDDVVLAPGNAFSQSRSAAGFLRFNVSQSGDGRIFQVLARALEACRG; translated from the coding sequence ATGAAGGGACAGGGAACGCGCATCGACGCCGTGATGGAGACGATCCGTTCGAGGATCGCCTCGCGCGCCTACCCGCCGGGGGCGCGGCTGCCCTCGGTGCGCGCGCAGGCCCAGGCCATGGGGTTGTCGGTCTCGACCGTGGTCGAGGCCTACGAGCGGCTGGTGGCCGAGGGCGCCGTGCGCTCCCGTCCGGGATCGGGGTTCTACGTTTCCGGGCCGGCGGCGCCCTTGGCCCTGTCGGAGATCGGCCCGAAACTGGATCGGGAAGTCGATCCGTTATGGATATCGCGCCAATCGCTGGAGACGGGCGATGCCGTGCCCAAGCCCGGCTGCGGCTGGCTGCCGCCGGCATGGATGTACGAGGACGGCATGCGCCGCGCGTTGCGAGCGCTGGCGCGCGCCGACGCGCCCGTGCTGGCCGATTACGGAACGCCGCTGGGCCTGCCGCCGCTGCGCCAGTTGCTGGCCCGCCGGATGGCCGCCACCGGCATCGAGGCCGCGCCCGAGCAGATCATGCTGACCGACTCCGGCACGCAGGCCATCGACCTCATCTGCCGTTTCCTGCTGGAGCCGGGCGATACCGTACTGGTCGACGATCCGTGCTACTTCAATTTCCATGCCTTGCTGAAGGCACACCGGGCGAAGGCGGTAGGCATCCCCTATACCCCGAACGGACCGGACGTCGCGGCTTTCGAGGCCGCGCTGCGGGACCATGCGCCCAGGCTCTACATCACCAATTCCGCCATCCACAACCCCACGGGCGCGACGCTGTCGCCCGTGACGGCGCACCGGCTGCTGAAGCTGGCCGACGGCTCGGGCCTGGTCATCGTCGAGGACGACATCTTCGCCGATTTCGAGACCGCGCCGGCTCCCCGGCTGGCCGCCTTCGATGGCCTGGATCGCGTGATCCACATCGGCAGTTTCTCTAAGACCGTCTCGGCCTCGCTGCGCTGCGGCTACGTGGCCGCGCGCGCCGACTGGATCGACAGCCTGGTCGACCTGAAGATCGCCACCACCTTCGGCAACGGACACCTGGCGGCCTCCGTCCTGCTCGCGGCGCTGACCCACAGCGGCTATCGCAAGCACATGGAGGAAGTCCGGCACAGGTTGGCCGAGGCGATGGACAAGACCGTTGCGCGGCTGCGCGCCATCGGCATCCAGCCGTGGCTCGTCCCGCAGGCGGGCATGTTCGTCTGGTGCCGTCTGCCCGATGGCGTGGATGCCGCCGACATCGCGCGTTCGTGTCTGAAAGACGATGTGGTCCTGGCGCCGGGCAATGCGTTCAGCCAGTCGCGCAGCGCCGCGGGCTTCCTGCGGTTCAACGTCTCGCAATCGGGCGACGGCAGGATCTTCCAGGTGCTGGCGCGCGCGCTGGAGGCGTGCCGCGGCTAG
- a CDS encoding MFS transporter: MPAAASGPTPAPEISRGSLTIAALSTIVEWYDFTLYLYFATVLSRVFFGGGHLSLLATLAGFAVSYFMRPLGALVFGHIGDRFGRRRTLLLSMALMTAAMLATALLPAYGSLGATAGVLLLVLRCLMAFSVGGEYTSVVAYLLEGARPGRRGLVTSLASAASEVGALLAVAVSAATVALLDTSQLDAWGWRIPFFVGAALAGSIWIARSAMQESPDFERQRRQGTIPASPILHTLTHHRAAVLRTFAISALGSITYYVGITYVPAFLTSAGGRAEGESLWLSTVAAVAVIVVTPAAGALSDRLGRRRMLMGLAVLGAALPLFMFTYMAHGTILQVALGAVALALVAGGVSAVGAPATAEQFPGEGRLSGLALGATAATALFGGLTPFLAEWLVQATGWTAAPGAMIALVALAVLPVLREMPETAPRAARAQAYPSTGSTR, encoded by the coding sequence ATGCCGGCGGCGGCCAGCGGCCCCACCCCGGCCCCCGAGATCTCGCGCGGATCCCTGACGATCGCCGCCCTGTCCACGATCGTCGAGTGGTACGACTTCACGCTGTACCTGTACTTCGCCACGGTCCTGTCCCGCGTGTTCTTCGGCGGAGGCCACTTGTCGCTGCTGGCCACGCTGGCCGGCTTCGCCGTCTCGTACTTCATGCGGCCCCTGGGCGCCCTCGTGTTCGGCCACATCGGCGATCGCTTCGGCCGCCGCCGGACCCTGCTGCTGTCCATGGCGCTGATGACGGCCGCCATGCTGGCGACCGCGCTGCTGCCCGCCTACGGCAGCCTGGGCGCCACCGCCGGCGTGCTGCTGCTCGTCCTGCGCTGCCTGATGGCATTCTCGGTGGGCGGCGAATACACCAGCGTGGTGGCCTATCTGCTGGAAGGCGCGCGCCCCGGCCGCAGGGGCCTGGTCACGTCGCTCGCGTCGGCCGCCAGCGAAGTCGGCGCGCTGCTGGCGGTGGCGGTGTCGGCCGCGACCGTGGCCCTGCTGGATACCTCCCAACTCGACGCCTGGGGATGGCGCATCCCCTTCTTCGTCGGCGCGGCCCTGGCGGGCAGTATCTGGATCGCGCGCTCGGCCATGCAGGAATCGCCGGACTTCGAAAGGCAGCGGCGCCAGGGCACCATCCCCGCCTCGCCCATCCTGCACACGCTCACCCATCATCGCGCCGCCGTGCTGCGGACCTTCGCGATCTCGGCACTGGGCTCCATCACCTACTACGTCGGCATCACCTACGTGCCCGCCTTCCTGACCTCGGCCGGCGGCCGCGCGGAAGGCGAATCGCTCTGGCTGTCGACCGTCGCCGCCGTGGCCGTCATCGTGGTCACGCCCGCGGCCGGCGCGCTGTCGGACCGCCTGGGACGCCGGCGCATGTTGATGGGACTGGCGGTCCTGGGCGCGGCCTTGCCGCTGTTCATGTTCACCTACATGGCGCACGGCACGATCTTGCAGGTCGCCCTGGGCGCGGTCGCGCTGGCGCTGGTCGCCGGCGGTGTCAGCGCCGTGGGCGCCCCCGCCACGGCCGAGCAGTTTCCCGGCGAAGGCCGGCTGAGCGGGCTGGCGCTGGGCGCGACCGCGGCCACCGCGCTGTTCGGGGGGCTGACGCCCTTCCTGGCGGAATGGCTGGTCCAGGCCACGGGCTGGACCGCCGCGCCGGGGGCGATGATCGCGCTGGTCGCGCTGGCGGTGCTGCCCGTCCTGCGGGAAATGCCGGAGACCGCACCCCGGGCGGCGCGTGCACAGGCCTACCCGTCCACCGGATCTACGCGCTAG
- a CDS encoding helix-turn-helix transcriptional regulator, which translates to MPEHAEIAATASLIAEPARTAMLVALLDGSARPAGELAHAAGVTAQTASTHLARLVQGRLLVVETEGRHRYYRLNGPEVAQALEHLAGVGGPASARRPPLGKQARSLQFARCCYDHLAGQLGVAVAQALQRHGYVIAQPGKRCGITPAGEHWFSGMGLDVRTLRPTRNGLARLCLDWTERTHHVGGPLGVAMLAAFCERGWLRRTPGSRALTLTPPGRIALREQLGVEVEDAS; encoded by the coding sequence ATGCCCGAGCACGCCGAGATCGCCGCCACCGCTTCCCTGATTGCCGAGCCGGCCCGCACCGCCATGCTGGTGGCCCTGCTCGATGGCAGCGCCCGGCCGGCGGGAGAGCTCGCGCATGCCGCCGGGGTGACCGCGCAGACGGCCAGCACCCATCTGGCGCGCCTGGTGCAGGGGCGGCTGCTGGTGGTGGAGACCGAGGGACGCCATCGCTATTACCGGCTGAACGGGCCGGAGGTGGCCCAGGCGCTGGAACACCTGGCCGGCGTCGGCGGCCCCGCCTCCGCGCGCCGGCCACCGTTGGGCAAGCAGGCCCGGTCGCTGCAGTTCGCGCGCTGCTGCTACGACCACCTGGCGGGGCAACTGGGCGTAGCGGTGGCGCAGGCCTTGCAGCGGCATGGCTACGTCATCGCGCAACCGGGAAAGCGCTGCGGGATCACGCCGGCCGGGGAACACTGGTTCAGCGGCATGGGGCTGGACGTGCGGACGCTGCGGCCCACCCGTAACGGGCTGGCAAGGCTGTGCCTGGACTGGACGGAGCGCACGCATCACGTGGGCGGTCCGCTGGGCGTGGCGATGCTGGCGGCCTTCTGCGAGCGGGGATGGCTGCGGCGCACGCCGGGATCGCGGGCCTTGACGCTGACGCCGCCTGGGCGGATCGCGCTCAGGGAACAGTTGGGGGTCGAGGTTGAGGACGCCAGCTAG